A single genomic interval of Cupriavidus necator N-1 harbors:
- a CDS encoding S1 family peptidase produces the protein MQPTDHFISRSARSCSFPSQRETNAVVSPRLAWDVGPQIARDVTLAPLQIALPLVGERLWAFGYRHDARQDAAALITPLVTSGVVTAVFPQGRGERMPSACVEVAMDTKGGMSGGPVVNANGDLVGIVSSSFDGGPSYVTLIWEALRIKVSSRLPSLALRGDIDLIAARELGLVKLKGEVKRSKRGDITMTLTEPECELLTVSSDPEAIVSPPPGSKPLIGVRLEDFEERWLSEVETAAADTALAYLEGLELPLVRRFLSASDVPEACLAPIREFTVEDFDGVEDPDIQSAREDEDGTVAIAFAFDLLSVVWTMQVPASDYLALARDYDSHFMNITVDGPTASMELIQRCHFETSLALDREASEFTKASITFSGVIRPKPRAPGTRRIPDAPIDLDYWLRETPADAGGLLSGYP, from the coding sequence CTGCAGCCTACGGACCACTTCATCTCGCGCTCTGCGCGGTCATGTTCATTCCCATCGCAGCGCGAGACAAACGCTGTCGTCTCACCTCGATTAGCCTGGGACGTCGGTCCTCAAATAGCGCGGGACGTAACACTTGCGCCCCTGCAGATCGCCCTGCCCCTTGTCGGTGAGCGCCTGTGGGCGTTCGGCTACCGTCACGATGCGCGGCAAGACGCGGCGGCGCTGATCACCCCACTGGTAACCTCCGGGGTGGTGACCGCGGTGTTCCCGCAAGGCCGCGGCGAACGCATGCCTTCCGCGTGCGTCGAGGTGGCGATGGATACGAAGGGGGGCATGAGCGGTGGGCCGGTGGTAAACGCCAACGGTGACTTGGTAGGCATCGTGTCATCGTCATTCGATGGCGGGCCGTCCTACGTTACCCTCATCTGGGAGGCGCTTCGGATAAAAGTCTCCAGCAGGCTGCCATCGCTTGCGCTGAGGGGCGATATCGACCTGATCGCTGCGCGGGAGCTGGGACTTGTGAAGCTCAAGGGGGAGGTCAAACGGAGCAAGCGCGGCGACATCACTATGACGTTGACGGAGCCCGAGTGCGAGCTGCTGACAGTGTCGTCGGATCCCGAGGCAATTGTATCGCCGCCGCCAGGGAGCAAGCCTCTTATTGGTGTGCGGTTAGAGGACTTCGAAGAACGCTGGCTGTCTGAGGTAGAGACTGCAGCAGCCGACACCGCGCTGGCATACCTGGAAGGGTTAGAACTGCCATTGGTGCGCAGGTTTCTGTCGGCATCTGATGTCCCCGAAGCGTGCTTAGCACCGATCCGCGAATTTACCGTCGAGGACTTCGACGGGGTAGAGGATCCCGACATTCAGTCGGCACGGGAGGACGAAGATGGTACCGTTGCCATTGCTTTCGCCTTCGATCTGCTCTCGGTCGTGTGGACGATGCAGGTACCTGCTTCGGACTATCTAGCGCTGGCCAGGGACTATGATTCCCATTTCATGAACATCACTGTCGATGGCCCAACGGCAAGCATGGAGCTAATCCAGCGCTGCCACTTCGAGACGTCGCTGGCCCTGGACCGAGAGGCCTCGGAGTTCACGAAGGCGTCGATCACGTTTTCTGGTGTCATACGCCCTAAGCCACGCGCCCCTGGTACGCGCCGCATTCCCGATGCGCCAATCGACCTCGATTACTGGCTGCGAGAAACGCCGGCGGACGCCGGCGGTCTGTTGAGCGGTTACCCGTAG
- a CDS encoding ExeA family protein, which produces MYRQHFGLRCAPLDKDSTSLWDDGAIAHLNERFQWLLTSPGVGLLTGEPGVGKTAALRHITRSLNPHRYQVIYTAESDFGRIDLYRALARELGLEPSYRRADLWRDIKRRITELAQNRQVLPVWVIDESQNLPPAFFRDLPAFLNFAMDARDLITIWLAGHPSLADVLERAPYAALYGRIQVRVHFTPVIERERFAQLIGHALAAAGCNHTLLSDSGIEQLREASRGVPRQAGRILRNAMRLAVPKGLNHIPDDLLLRAIGEVR; this is translated from the coding sequence ATGTACCGCCAGCACTTCGGCCTGCGCTGCGCACCACTGGACAAGGACTCCACCAGCCTGTGGGACGACGGCGCGATCGCCCATTTGAATGAACGCTTCCAGTGGCTGCTTACCAGCCCCGGCGTGGGCCTGCTCACCGGCGAGCCCGGCGTGGGCAAGACCGCCGCGCTGCGCCACATCACGCGCTCGCTCAACCCGCACCGCTACCAGGTCATCTATACGGCCGAGTCCGACTTCGGCCGCATCGATCTGTACCGGGCGCTTGCCCGCGAACTCGGCCTTGAGCCCAGCTACCGGCGCGCCGACCTGTGGCGCGACATCAAGCGGCGCATCACCGAACTGGCCCAGAACCGGCAGGTGCTGCCGGTCTGGGTCATCGACGAGAGCCAGAACCTGCCACCCGCATTCTTCCGCGATCTCCCCGCTTTCCTGAACTTCGCCATGGATGCCAGGGATCTGATCACCATCTGGCTGGCCGGTCATCCGTCGCTGGCCGACGTGCTCGAACGCGCGCCGTACGCCGCCCTCTACGGACGCATCCAGGTGCGCGTGCACTTCACCCCGGTCATCGAACGCGAGCGCTTCGCCCAGCTCATCGGCCACGCGCTTGCCGCCGCTGGCTGCAACCACACGCTGCTCTCGGACTCCGGCATCGAACAACTGCGCGAGGCGTCGCGTGGCGTGCCCCGCCAGGCCGGGCGCATCCTGCGCAACGCCATGCGGCTGGCCGTGCCCAAGGGACTGAACCATATCCCCGACGACTTGCTGCTGCGGGCCATCGGGGAAGTGCGGTGA